A DNA window from Thiothrix subterranea contains the following coding sequences:
- a CDS encoding DUF4390 domain-containing protein, whose protein sequence is MTGLLVLCTGFGHVQAAENSIRFQEFSIRIQPPKQLMTSLKLDYDLSDYLREGLLNGLTLQNETRFTLEWHNTWWWNTQKPLVVVKTELKYHPLSKQYQVVREDTKQNWNFPNLPAALEQLGTLSDYRLPAVPEDAWGDNAAIFVTATLTQQSLELPLKLKSLFSDRYSLESDGVLWPIP, encoded by the coding sequence GTGACAGGGCTGCTAGTGCTGTGCACTGGCTTTGGACACGTGCAGGCGGCTGAAAACAGCATCCGCTTTCAGGAATTTTCGATTCGGATTCAGCCACCCAAGCAGTTAATGACCAGCCTCAAGTTGGATTACGACCTGAGTGATTATTTACGCGAAGGCTTGCTCAATGGTTTGACGCTGCAAAACGAAACCCGTTTTACCTTGGAATGGCACAATACTTGGTGGTGGAATACCCAAAAACCCTTGGTAGTGGTGAAAACTGAACTAAAATACCACCCATTGAGCAAGCAATATCAGGTCGTGCGCGAAGACACCAAGCAGAATTGGAATTTCCCGAACCTGCCCGCTGCCTTGGAACAATTGGGAACCTTGAGCGACTATCGGCTGCCCGCCGTGCCGGAGGATGCGTGGGGGGATAATGCGGCTATTTTTGTGACCGCGACCTTGACCCAGCAATCTTTGGAGTTGCCGTTGAAATTGAAGTCTTTATTTTCTGATCGCTATTCACTGGAAAGTGATGGAGTGCTGTGGCCGATTCCTTAA